A genomic region of Deltaproteobacteria bacterium contains the following coding sequences:
- a CDS encoding PilZ domain-containing protein: MTTVQSVYPRWLRQRVELTGSLQLGPSPGVDVHVVDLSVGSAFCETERRSPAGAAARLTLDLPEGSVTVDAVVTRSGTALRAALHPELDQLVVRAPGVGLRFLSVRSETRKRLEAYLTAVREA; this comes from the coding sequence ATGACCACCGTCCAGTCCGTGTACCCGCGCTGGCTGCGGCAGCGCGTCGAGCTCACCGGCTCGCTCCAGCTCGGCCCCAGCCCGGGCGTGGACGTGCACGTGGTGGACCTCTCGGTGGGCAGCGCCTTCTGCGAGACCGAGCGGCGCTCGCCGGCCGGCGCCGCGGCGCGGCTGACGCTCGACTTGCCCGAAGGCTCCGTCACCGTGGACGCGGTGGTCACCCGCTCCGGCACCGCCTTGCGCGCCGCGCTCCACCCCGAGCTCGACCAGCTCGTGGTCCGCGCGCCGGGCGTGGGGCTGCGCTTCCTCTCCGTCCGCAGCGAGACCCGCAAGCGGCTGGAGGCCTACCTCACCGCGGTGCGCGAGGCCTGA